In one Paracoccus everestensis genomic region, the following are encoded:
- a CDS encoding thermonuclease family protein, with protein MWYKAIKIAKLLACLTLGLSTVAAVASTQASASTLVSGSATVVDGDTIKLGPLSIRIHGIDAPEQGQTCQQRNGRVWDCGSAATAAMADIVKGQALECEPFDTDAYGRIIARCLAGDRDLGGEMVALGLAWAYREYSEDYAGVEAAARRQGIGIWQGAAQAPWEYRANRWERAVAAAPDGCPIKGNITAKGERIYHTPWSSAYARTQIDEAEGERWFCNEAEAVAAGWRAARSR; from the coding sequence ATGTGGTACAAGGCAATCAAGATAGCAAAACTTCTGGCCTGCCTGACGCTGGGCCTGTCCACTGTCGCCGCTGTTGCCTCCACCCAGGCTAGCGCCAGCACTTTGGTATCTGGGTCCGCGACTGTCGTGGATGGCGACACAATCAAGCTGGGCCCTCTCTCCATCCGCATTCACGGCATCGACGCCCCGGAGCAGGGCCAGACCTGTCAGCAGCGCAATGGGCGCGTGTGGGACTGTGGAAGCGCGGCAACAGCAGCCATGGCTGATATTGTCAAAGGGCAGGCGCTGGAGTGCGAGCCTTTCGATACTGATGCCTACGGGCGGATCATCGCGCGCTGCCTTGCGGGCGACCGCGACCTTGGCGGCGAGATGGTTGCGCTGGGCTTGGCCTGGGCCTACCGCGAATATTCGGAGGACTATGCCGGGGTCGAAGCCGCCGCCCGCAGACAAGGTATCGGTATCTGGCAGGGCGCGGCACAAGCTCCTTGGGAATACCGCGCAAACCGCTGGGAGCGTGCTGTAGCCGCTGCGCCGGACGGATGTCCCATAAAGGGCAACATCACGGCCAAAGGTGAGCGCATCTATCACACGCCATGGTCATCGGCTTACGCCAGGACCCAAATTGATGAGGCCGAGGGGGAGCGGTGGTTCTGTAATGAAGCCGAGGCTGTAGCAGCCGGTTGGAGGGCAGCGCGGTCACGATAG
- a CDS encoding S1 family peptidase, whose amino-acid sequence MAPNAGGNPNVPCIQHQQIGKILFTSLPHIFDRPARPDRECSIGKAIRRVCMRKIATISFAIGIAASPVQSFTVEEMWAEFDASDLSYDEKRFLQLSLAFEGAYTALMDGAWGKGSQRSLEEWAVRNDLDLPIENWEVVLLATGGLERFEAQGWEQRYFAPMDMSFAVPAAQMQAQPNSDTFLNYAHAASSLRYSLTIGAHPQVTQVHNYALGSALAISTPYTLRRDAVQITSVEQPEGTLLYVRSDLRRNGWSTIVLSALAGDRHLLNAVSGSIAKGSSAPFQLPPNGKIVAGIGSMATILKEIENDKLGAQGDALAMEEGMTTPLAPPPALPVLQQPAAAPQPPAITAPVQPARTGNGTGFVVSKEGHLLTNAHVVEGCESLQIAGQVVGVLSVDDSFDLALLKGEPSTSEVAAFSPRPASLNADITIAGYPLSGLLSGLNVTRGSVTGLKGLAGDATTMQISAPVQPGNSGGPAVDSSGRVVGVVVSKLDAKLVAEATGDIPQNVNFAIRGEIAKLFLFQNGVEPTVAEDTAEPLDPLETARQLEQVTRLVECYATPK is encoded by the coding sequence ATGGCGCCGAACGCGGGCGGCAATCCGAACGTCCCGTGCATCCAGCATCAGCAGATCGGAAAAATTCTCTTCACTTCACTTCCGCATATCTTTGACAGGCCAGCACGACCTGATCGAGAATGCAGTATAGGAAAAGCCATCCGCCGGGTTTGCATGCGCAAGATAGCCACCATTAGCTTCGCAATCGGCATTGCTGCGTCGCCGGTTCAATCGTTCACGGTTGAGGAGATGTGGGCTGAGTTCGACGCCAGCGACCTTAGCTATGATGAAAAGCGATTTCTCCAGCTAAGTCTGGCCTTCGAAGGGGCCTACACCGCTCTAATGGATGGCGCCTGGGGGAAGGGGAGCCAGCGCAGCCTGGAAGAGTGGGCGGTCCGGAACGACCTTGACCTACCCATTGAGAACTGGGAGGTTGTCCTGCTGGCGACCGGCGGCCTTGAGCGTTTCGAGGCCCAAGGCTGGGAGCAGCGCTATTTCGCACCCATGGACATGTCCTTCGCTGTTCCTGCAGCCCAGATGCAGGCCCAGCCAAACAGTGACACGTTCCTGAACTACGCCCACGCAGCCAGCTCTCTGCGCTACTCCCTAACCATCGGGGCTCACCCCCAAGTCACCCAGGTTCATAACTATGCACTAGGGTCCGCTTTGGCCATCTCGACGCCATATACGCTTCGCCGTGACGCCGTGCAGATCACATCGGTTGAACAGCCCGAAGGAACCCTGCTGTATGTGCGATCTGATTTACGCCGCAACGGCTGGTCTACTATCGTTCTTTCAGCCCTAGCCGGGGACCGCCACCTCCTGAATGCAGTTTCTGGCAGCATAGCCAAGGGCTCCTCTGCGCCTTTCCAACTGCCCCCGAATGGGAAAATTGTCGCCGGGATTGGATCAATGGCGACCATCCTGAAAGAGATCGAGAATGACAAGTTAGGCGCCCAGGGCGATGCTTTAGCCATGGAAGAGGGCATGACCACACCGCTCGCGCCTCCCCCGGCTCTACCGGTCCTACAACAGCCAGCCGCAGCACCTCAGCCGCCGGCAATCACTGCTCCCGTCCAGCCAGCTAGGACCGGCAATGGCACGGGCTTCGTTGTTTCAAAGGAAGGTCATCTGCTGACCAATGCCCATGTCGTGGAGGGTTGCGAGAGCCTGCAGATTGCAGGCCAGGTGGTCGGGGTTCTCTCAGTCGATGACAGCTTCGACCTAGCGCTGCTAAAAGGTGAACCTTCGACATCTGAAGTCGCAGCGTTCTCGCCCCGCCCGGCGTCCCTGAACGCAGACATTACCATCGCCGGTTATCCCCTCAGCGGCCTCTTGTCCGGCCTGAACGTGACGCGTGGCAGCGTGACCGGACTCAAGGGGCTGGCAGGTGATGCCACGACGATGCAGATTTCTGCGCCGGTTCAGCCGGGCAATTCGGGTGGTCCTGCTGTGGACTCATCCGGGCGCGTCGTCGGCGTGGTCGTATCGAAGCTGGATGCGAAGTTGGTGGCGGAGGCGACTGGCGACATCCCTCAGAACGTGAATTTTGCGATCCGAGGGGAGATTGCGAAGCTGTTTCTGTTCCAGAACGGTGTCGAGCCCACAGTTGCAGAAGATACGGCTGAGCCGCTGGATCCTCTAGAGACCGCCCGGCAACTGGAGCAGGTGACGCGACTGGTGGAATGTTACGCAACGCCAAAGTAG
- a CDS encoding CAP domain-containing protein, producing MPTEVASALELYSVDLINAARAHAGLQPVHVEVHLNSAAQSHSNWMAEKRAFSHAGENGSTSSDRAEDAGYPMQGGSWKVTENVSYTSTRGAINNDEIAGMHSALMDSPTHKANILDPDVNYIGVGLSQGQIEAQGELHDAVFMTQNFGKSSQSVRVQEEVDGETVLTTYVGGKAVPGSSQPAPEEGADNDVEPDADDEVPEDDDPRDVNDASGGSCFVATAAYGNRLHPDVVTLRQFRDGVLVRYQAGRAFIRFYWVIGPKLAKVVRPNHFTGRLVRLALHPWVRAARRHLCRRGR from the coding sequence ATGCCAACTGAGGTTGCGAGCGCGCTTGAGCTTTACTCGGTCGACTTGATCAATGCGGCACGTGCTCATGCCGGCCTGCAGCCAGTCCATGTCGAGGTTCACCTCAACAGTGCTGCTCAATCTCACTCCAACTGGATGGCAGAGAAGAGGGCCTTTTCGCATGCTGGTGAAAACGGCAGCACTTCTAGCGACCGGGCTGAAGACGCTGGTTATCCGATGCAGGGCGGATCGTGGAAGGTAACAGAAAACGTTTCCTACACGAGCACCAGAGGCGCCATCAATAATGACGAAATTGCCGGCATGCACAGTGCATTGATGGACAGTCCCACCCACAAGGCCAACATTCTGGACCCTGACGTCAATTATATCGGAGTGGGGCTTTCTCAAGGCCAGATCGAAGCGCAGGGAGAGCTACACGATGCGGTCTTCATGACCCAGAACTTTGGCAAGAGTTCTCAATCGGTGCGGGTTCAGGAAGAAGTCGACGGAGAAACGGTCCTGACGACTTACGTCGGTGGCAAGGCGGTGCCCGGGTCATCACAGCCTGCTCCAGAAGAGGGTGCTGATAATGATGTTGAGCCGGACGCTGATGATGAGGTCCCGGAAGACGACGACCCGCGAGATGTGAATGACGCCTCTGGCGGCTCATGCTTCGTTGCAACGGCAGCCTATGGCAACAGGCTTCATCCCGATGTGGTGACACTTCGCCAATTTCGAGATGGTGTGCTTGTCCGTTACCAGGCTGGGCGTGCCTTCATTCGCTTCTACTGGGTCATCGGACCCAAGCTGGCAAAAGTGGTGCGTCCCAATCATTTCACAGGCCGCTTAGTTCGCTTGGCCCTGCATCCTTGGGTGCGTGCCGCCCGCAGGCACCTGTGCCGTCGCGGCCGTTGA
- the prfB gene encoding peptide chain release factor 2: MRAETQSTIEAIRKSLTLLGQRMDWQTAPHRLEEMNAMIEAGDLWSDPARAQKLMRERQALMDAIETYRRIDGDLSANAEMIELAEEEGDADLVAEAEANLKTLAELAAQKELEALLNGEADANDTFLEINAGAGGTESCDWASMLARMYVRWAEKKGYEVELLSETAGDEAGIRSAAYKVSGHNAYGWLKSESGVHRLVRISPYDSAARRHTSFCSVWVYPVVDDNIEIDIPDRDIRIDTYRSSGAGGQHVNTTDSAVRITHLPTNIVVTSSEKSQHQNRANAMAALKSRLYQMELDRRNAEVNAQHAAKGDAGWGNQIRSYVLHPYQMVKDLRTSEETSDTQGVLDGDLDAFMAATLALDVAGKSRAEANAAD, translated from the coding sequence ATGCGCGCCGAGACGCAGTCCACCATCGAAGCCATCCGCAAGTCGCTGACCCTGCTGGGACAGCGGATGGATTGGCAGACCGCGCCGCACCGCCTTGAGGAAATGAATGCCATGATCGAGGCGGGCGATTTGTGGTCCGACCCGGCCCGCGCGCAGAAGCTGATGCGCGAACGCCAGGCTCTGATGGACGCCATCGAAACCTATCGCCGCATCGACGGGGATCTTTCCGCCAATGCCGAGATGATCGAGCTGGCCGAGGAGGAAGGCGATGCCGACCTGGTGGCCGAGGCCGAGGCAAACCTGAAAACGCTGGCTGAACTGGCTGCGCAAAAGGAACTGGAAGCCCTGCTGAACGGCGAGGCGGACGCCAACGACACATTCCTGGAAATCAACGCGGGCGCGGGCGGCACCGAAAGCTGCGACTGGGCGTCGATGCTGGCGCGGATGTATGTCCGTTGGGCGGAAAAGAAGGGCTACGAGGTCGAGTTGCTGTCCGAGACCGCGGGCGACGAGGCAGGCATCCGCAGCGCCGCCTATAAGGTCAGCGGGCACAATGCCTATGGCTGGCTGAAATCGGAATCGGGCGTGCATCGGCTGGTCCGCATCAGCCCCTATGACAGCGCGGCACGGCGGCACACCAGTTTCTGCAGCGTCTGGGTTTATCCGGTCGTGGACGACAACATCGAGATCGACATTCCCGACCGTGACATCCGCATCGACACCTATCGGTCGTCCGGCGCGGGCGGGCAGCACGTCAACACCACCGATTCGGCCGTGCGCATCACGCACCTGCCCACGAACATCGTCGTGACCAGTTCCGAGAAATCGCAGCACCAGAACCGCGCCAACGCCATGGCCGCCCTGAAGTCGCGCCTGTACCAGATGGAACTGGACCGCCGCAACGCCGAGGTGAACGCCCAGCACGCCGCCAAGGGCGATGCGGGCTGGGGCAACCAGATCCGGTCTTATGTCCTGCACCCTTACCAGATGGTCAAGGATCTGCGCACCTCCGAGGAAACCAGCGACACCCAAGGCGTGCTGGATGGCGACCTGGATGCCTTCATGGCCGCGACCCTGGCCCTGGACGTGGCCGGAAAAAGCCGGGCCGAGGCGAACGCCGCCGACTGA
- a CDS encoding MgtC/SapB family protein produces MKVSKATSMSTFAATFADLFAPLQTITYPAAFARLVLALLLAGAIGWEREITARSAGLRTHMLIAVAACMFTLVAMELAHFPTQDPETLRVDPLRLIEAVTAGVAFLAAGSIITSGRTVRGITTGASMWLAGAVGLACGTGDGSLAVMGTGLALVVLWLVRLMAEPLKEKITSTGQGPRGSRTGDLDQ; encoded by the coding sequence GTGAAGGTTTCGAAAGCGACATCCATGTCAACCTTTGCCGCCACTTTCGCCGATCTGTTTGCACCCTTGCAGACGATCACCTATCCCGCTGCATTCGCGCGGCTGGTGCTGGCCTTGCTGCTGGCCGGCGCCATCGGCTGGGAACGAGAGATCACCGCGCGGTCCGCCGGGTTGCGCACGCATATGCTGATCGCGGTCGCCGCCTGCATGTTCACCCTGGTGGCAATGGAGTTGGCGCATTTCCCCACCCAGGATCCTGAGACATTGCGCGTCGACCCCCTGCGCCTGATCGAGGCCGTGACGGCCGGTGTGGCCTTTCTGGCGGCCGGGTCGATCATTACCAGCGGCCGCACCGTGCGGGGCATAACTACGGGTGCCTCGATGTGGCTTGCCGGGGCCGTTGGCCTGGCCTGCGGGACGGGCGACGGATCGCTGGCCGTGATGGGGACGGGGCTTGCGCTTGTGGTGCTGTGGCTTGTGCGGCTGATGGCCGAGCCGCTGAAGGAGAAGATAACGAGCACTGGCCAGGGACCGCGTGGGTCGCGGACAGGCGACCTGGATCAGTAA
- a CDS encoding patatin-like phospholipase family protein yields MDERRINLALQGGGAHGAFSWGVLDRLLDEDWLTISAISGTSAGALNGAALKGGLARNNGKAGRRAARDNLDHLWAQVGQRSDNRMVRWLHSVFPVLQGMDRLTELFSPLAWVDNLTRIFSPYDYGPFYVNPLGAVLRELPFADFSNDRGPQLFVAATNVRTGRIRVFTHAAATPDAVMASACLPTLFRAVEIRDPETGQLEAFWDGGFTGNPAMFPLYGQHLPRDIVIVNINPLLRDAIPRSPAQIADRVNEVSFNASLMADLRAINFVKRLFAEGRLQNRTMKNPLIHMIRDEVLMNDLTARSKLMPAPGLLARMKAAGQAAADTFLNDHADALNRHDTVDLSTLFAGSGIIG; encoded by the coding sequence ATGGATGAACGGCGGATCAACCTGGCCTTGCAGGGCGGCGGCGCGCATGGCGCCTTTTCCTGGGGCGTCCTGGACCGGTTGCTGGACGAGGACTGGCTGACCATTTCGGCCATCAGCGGCACGTCCGCAGGGGCCTTGAACGGGGCCGCGCTGAAGGGCGGACTGGCGCGGAACAACGGCAAGGCGGGACGCCGGGCAGCGCGGGACAACCTGGACCACCTTTGGGCGCAGGTCGGGCAGCGCAGCGACAACCGGATGGTCCGGTGGCTGCATTCGGTCTTTCCGGTCCTGCAGGGCATGGACCGCCTGACCGAACTGTTTTCCCCCCTGGCCTGGGTGGACAACCTTACGCGCATTTTCAGCCCTTACGACTATGGTCCCTTTTACGTGAATCCCCTGGGCGCGGTGTTGCGCGAACTGCCCTTTGCCGATTTCAGCAACGACCGGGGTCCGCAACTGTTCGTCGCGGCCACCAATGTGCGCACTGGCCGGATCCGGGTCTTTACCCATGCGGCCGCCACGCCGGACGCCGTCATGGCCTCGGCCTGCCTGCCCACCCTGTTTCGCGCGGTCGAGATCCGCGACCCCGAAACCGGACAGTTGGAGGCCTTCTGGGATGGCGGCTTTACCGGCAATCCGGCGATGTTCCCGCTGTATGGCCAGCACCTGCCCCGCGATATCGTGATCGTGAACATCAACCCGCTGCTGCGCGACGCCATTCCCCGCAGCCCCGCCCAGATCGCCGACCGCGTGAACGAGGTCAGCTTCAACGCATCCCTGATGGCCGACCTGCGGGCCATCAACTTCGTCAAGCGCCTGTTTGCGGAAGGCCGGTTGCAGAACCGCACGATGAAGAACCCCCTGATCCACATGATCCGGGACGAAGTGCTGATGAACGACCTGACCGCCCGGTCCAAGCTCATGCCCGCGCCTGGCCTGCTGGCCCGAATGAAGGCGGCGGGGCAGGCGGCGGCCGATACGTTCCTGAACGACCATGCCGATGCGCTGAACCGCCACGACACGGTGGATCTGTCCACGCTGTTCGCGGGTTCGGGGATCATCGGATAA
- a CDS encoding penicillin-binding protein 1A, which translates to MLRSVLSFFGAIFSWFVTASFFIALTLGAIFWIYSRDLPSHETLAQYTPKTISRVYSGEGRLIDEFAEERRLFVPVEEIPDLVKHAFISAEDKNFYSHPGYDVRGIVGAAWQAVASRGSSVRGASTITQQVMKNFLLSSDRSVERKVKELILASRLERTLSKEQILELYLNEIFLGQNSFGVAAASQTYFNKSLTELAPHEAAMLAAMPQAPGRYHPVSAKDRVTERRNYVLREMWQNGYIDEATYQSEAKLPLKSVQNGDYPAFRQQLPPRDYFTDEIRRQLSAQFGNEEFFGGGLTIRATVDPDLQSAAAVALREALEDYDRGTGVWRGTPETIHAEQLNDEAVWRGALWQAQVPRDIPGWHPAVVLEVGDSDARIGIEGIEEDPDGHWITAADVQWARKRGPNGRLGPRAQVAGDLLAVGDVVLVRAMTQDSDGSFIRWTLRQVPEVQGGFMAMDVNTGRVMAMQGGFSYQSSVFNRATQAQRQPGSSFKPFVYAAALDNNYTPATIVVDEPITLNTPFGLWEPKNSSGKTYGPTPLRTGIEMSRNLMTIRIAQDIGMERVAEYAERFGVYDDLKPFLANALGAQETTLFKMVAAYAMFANGGERVEPTLVDRVQDRRGRTVYRHDQRVCETCGQQALPAGQGPVIDSSNRERVMDAVTAYQLTSMLEGAVTRGSGSGVDLPVPIAGKTGTTNDAKDVWFIGYSSNIVAGCYLGYDQPRTLGRNAYGGTLCVPVFNAFMRKAVAEFGGTEFTVPPGGYWVKIDRSTGQRLSDDASGPNVVAEYFRDGTDPDWGSPLVVSGFGDGPVALPWEAGAGSGSGTAITTSTGERKVIPRQTDFGTMSSGGLY; encoded by the coding sequence TTGCTGCGCAGCGTCCTGTCCTTTTTCGGTGCCATCTTCTCGTGGTTCGTCACCGCAAGCTTTTTCATTGCGCTGACCCTGGGCGCGATCTTCTGGATCTATTCGCGCGACCTGCCCAGCCATGAAACGCTGGCGCAATACACGCCCAAGACCATCAGCCGGGTTTATTCGGGCGAGGGCCGCCTGATCGACGAATTCGCCGAGGAACGCCGCCTGTTCGTCCCGGTCGAGGAAATTCCCGACCTGGTCAAGCACGCATTCATCAGCGCCGAGGACAAGAACTTCTACAGCCATCCCGGCTATGACGTGCGTGGCATCGTGGGCGCGGCCTGGCAGGCGGTGGCGTCCCGGGGATCGTCCGTGCGCGGGGCATCGACCATCACCCAGCAGGTGATGAAGAATTTCCTGCTGTCGTCGGACCGCAGCGTGGAACGCAAGGTCAAGGAACTGATCCTGGCATCCCGGCTGGAACGCACCCTGTCCAAGGAACAGATCCTGGAACTGTATCTGAACGAGATTTTCCTGGGTCAGAACAGCTTTGGCGTGGCCGCCGCATCGCAAACCTATTTCAACAAGTCGCTGACCGAACTGGCCCCCCACGAAGCTGCGATGCTGGCCGCGATGCCGCAGGCGCCGGGCCGGTATCACCCCGTGTCCGCCAAGGACCGCGTGACGGAACGGCGCAACTATGTCCTGCGGGAAATGTGGCAGAACGGCTATATCGACGAGGCGACCTATCAGTCCGAGGCCAAGCTGCCGCTGAAATCGGTCCAGAACGGCGATTACCCCGCCTTTCGCCAGCAATTGCCGCCGCGCGACTACTTCACCGACGAAATCCGCCGACAGTTGTCGGCGCAGTTCGGAAACGAGGAATTCTTCGGCGGCGGGCTGACCATCCGCGCCACGGTGGATCCCGACCTGCAATCGGCGGCGGCGGTCGCCCTGCGCGAGGCATTGGAGGATTACGACCGCGGCACAGGCGTCTGGCGCGGCACCCCCGAAACCATCCACGCCGAGCAACTGAACGATGAGGCCGTCTGGCGCGGCGCCTTGTGGCAGGCCCAGGTTCCGCGCGACATTCCCGGCTGGCACCCCGCCGTTGTGCTGGAGGTGGGCGACAGCGACGCCCGCATCGGCATCGAGGGAATCGAGGAAGACCCCGACGGCCACTGGATCACGGCCGCAGACGTGCAATGGGCGCGCAAGCGCGGGCCTAATGGCAGGCTTGGCCCGCGTGCCCAGGTGGCGGGCGATCTGCTTGCCGTGGGCGATGTGGTCCTGGTCCGGGCCATGACGCAGGACAGCGACGGCAGCTTCATCCGCTGGACCCTGCGCCAGGTTCCCGAGGTCCAGGGCGGCTTCATGGCCATGGACGTGAACACCGGGCGCGTGATGGCGATGCAGGGCGGGTTCAGCTATCAGTCGTCGGTCTTCAACCGGGCGACGCAGGCGCAGCGCCAGCCGGGGTCAAGCTTCAAGCCCTTCGTCTATGCTGCAGCACTTGATAACAACTATACCCCCGCCACCATCGTCGTGGACGAGCCGATCACGCTGAACACGCCCTTCGGTTTGTGGGAACCCAAGAATTCCAGCGGCAAGACCTATGGCCCGACGCCCCTGCGCACCGGCATCGAGATGTCGCGCAACCTGATGACGATCCGCATCGCGCAAGACATCGGAATGGAACGCGTGGCCGAATATGCCGAACGCTTCGGCGTTTATGACGACCTGAAGCCGTTCCTGGCCAATGCCCTTGGCGCGCAGGAAACCACGCTTTTCAAGATGGTCGCGGCCTATGCGATGTTCGCCAACGGCGGCGAACGGGTCGAACCCACGCTTGTGGACCGCGTGCAGGACCGGCGCGGGCGCACCGTTTATCGCCATGACCAGCGGGTCTGCGAAACCTGCGGTCAGCAGGCGCTGCCGGCGGGGCAGGGGCCGGTGATCGACAGTTCCAACCGCGAACGGGTCATGGACGCCGTGACGGCCTATCAGCTGACCTCGATGCTGGAAGGGGCGGTCACGCGCGGGTCGGGCAGCGGGGTGGACCTGCCGGTGCCCATCGCGGGCAAGACGGGAACCACCAACGACGCCAAGGACGTGTGGTTCATCGGTTATTCCAGCAACATCGTCGCAGGCTGTTACCTGGGTTACGACCAGCCGCGCACGCTGGGCAGGAACGCCTATGGCGGGACGCTGTGCGTGCCGGTCTTCAACGCCTTCATGCGCAAGGCCGTGGCGGAATTCGGCGGCACCGAATTCACCGTTCCGCCGGGCGGCTACTGGGTCAAGATCGACCGCAGCACGGGGCAGCGGCTGTCGGACGACGCGTCAGGCCCGAATGTGGTGGCCGAATATTTCCGCGACGGCACCGATCCCGATTGGGGATCGCCGCTGGTCGTGTCGGGCTTTGGCGATGGACCCGTGGCTCTGCCTTGGGAAGCGGGTGCCGGATCGGGTTCCGGGACGGCCATCACGACATCCACCGGGGAACGCAAGGTCATTCCGCGGCAGACGGATTTCGGCACCATGTCGTCGGGCGGGCTTTACTGA
- a CDS encoding peptidoglycan-binding domain-containing protein, producing MVRSFCFSAVIASVFSISGPSAYADEKLGDIIGTIARTVLEQQQAAQEQALWAGVVENGSAAAYRQYLDAYPQGPNARNARDHLTKLGAATTATNGAAQAEAALGLRQSDRVAIQRRLAALGFYKSGIDGAFGAGTRRAVAAWQESRTLPRTGYLNAEQLRLLLGRAATAPASTPPLADNPVTSAAQTELNLGLTRPQRVQIQRDLIALGYDSKGADGLFGAGTREAIRAWQRNTGQRATGYMSAAQVGALHSDAEVRGSEATGGRAAAIDEDLLGLTRSERAEIQQRLIGLGYLKGRADGVFGASTRNALIRWQGDNGLKESGYLTAEQVRTLRAQARR from the coding sequence ATGGTGCGAAGCTTTTGTTTCTCTGCCGTTATAGCAAGTGTATTTTCTATATCAGGCCCTTCGGCTTACGCTGACGAGAAGCTAGGGGACATAATTGGCACCATTGCAAGAACCGTCCTGGAACAACAGCAAGCCGCGCAGGAGCAGGCACTCTGGGCGGGGGTGGTTGAGAACGGATCGGCCGCTGCCTATCGGCAATACCTGGACGCCTATCCGCAAGGTCCAAATGCACGAAATGCCCGAGACCATTTAACCAAACTGGGTGCAGCCACCACGGCGACGAACGGTGCCGCTCAGGCTGAGGCCGCGCTTGGTCTGAGACAGTCCGACCGTGTGGCCATCCAGCGGCGGCTTGCTGCGCTTGGTTTCTACAAGTCCGGCATCGACGGTGCTTTCGGCGCGGGAACACGGCGCGCAGTTGCGGCGTGGCAGGAGTCCAGAACGCTCCCACGCACCGGATACCTGAACGCCGAACAGCTGCGATTGCTGCTTGGCCGTGCTGCGACAGCACCGGCTTCCACACCACCTTTGGCGGACAATCCTGTCACTTCGGCCGCACAAACAGAACTCAACCTGGGCCTGACCCGACCTCAGCGGGTGCAGATACAACGCGACCTTATTGCCTTGGGGTATGATAGCAAGGGGGCAGACGGCTTGTTTGGCGCTGGCACCCGTGAGGCAATCAGAGCCTGGCAACGCAATACGGGTCAGCGCGCAACAGGATACATGTCGGCGGCGCAGGTAGGCGCGCTGCACTCTGACGCCGAAGTTCGCGGTTCAGAGGCGACAGGAGGCCGAGCGGCAGCCATTGATGAGGATTTGCTAGGGCTGACCCGGAGCGAACGTGCCGAAATCCAGCAGCGTCTTATCGGTCTGGGCTACCTGAAAGGGCGAGCTGATGGTGTTTTCGGGGCATCGACGCGAAATGCCCTCATCCGCTGGCAGGGTGACAATGGCTTGAAAGAGAGCGGATATCTCACGGCAGAACAGGTAAGAACACTTCGGGCGCAGGCCCGCCGCTAG
- a CDS encoding N-acetylmuramoyl-L-alanine amidase, translated as MKWLALILSLLLALPAFANEPARLDLGGSALVTTGRGWGGPKPLELRLSLTKAVPYRTYLVDGPPRLILDLKGADLGLSRPQDLFGADLAPAIRWGPYKPGWSRVVVELPGPYRINSAGQRSRAALSQITVTLAPVSADDFAPRPSATAALRDLPEPADLPALPADEAFTVVLDPGHGGFDPGALAEGETEANLVLVFSLELRAALQARGITVEMTRTDDSFVALERRMTTARAARGDLFISLHADALPDGQAAGATIYVWNPAADARAAEQLVLRHDRGDLLTGTDLSGQDDALTGVLMDFVRTDTQPRSESFARWLTSRMALMGIGMHDRPVQRATYSVLKSPDIPSVLLELGFISDHNDRANLLNPLWRERMVRVVSDAIVGWARDEAARAAMLRQ; from the coding sequence ATGAAATGGCTGGCGCTGATCCTGTCGCTGCTTCTGGCGCTGCCGGCTTTCGCGAACGAACCGGCGCGGCTGGATCTGGGCGGGTCGGCGCTTGTGACGACCGGGCGCGGCTGGGGCGGGCCAAAGCCGCTGGAACTGCGCTTGTCGCTGACCAAGGCGGTGCCTTATCGCACCTATCTGGTGGATGGCCCGCCGCGCCTGATCCTGGATCTGAAGGGCGCCGATCTTGGCCTGTCGCGGCCGCAGGATCTGTTCGGCGCCGATCTGGCCCCTGCCATCCGCTGGGGTCCATACAAGCCCGGCTGGTCGCGCGTGGTCGTAGAACTGCCCGGCCCTTACCGCATCAACAGCGCGGGCCAACGGTCGCGCGCGGCGCTGTCGCAGATCACTGTGACCCTGGCCCCGGTCAGCGCCGATGACTTCGCGCCCCGCCCATCGGCGACCGCTGCCTTGCGCGACCTGCCGGAACCCGCCGACCTGCCCGCGCTTCCGGCGGACGAGGCCTTTACCGTCGTGCTGGATCCGGGCCATGGCGGTTTCGACCCCGGCGCCCTGGCCGAGGGCGAAACCGAGGCCAACCTGGTCCTGGTCTTTTCGCTGGAACTGCGCGCGGCCTTGCAGGCGCGTGGCATCACCGTGGAAATGACGCGGACGGATGACAGCTTCGTGGCCCTCGAACGGCGCATGACCACGGCAAGGGCTGCGCGGGGGGATCTGTTCATCTCGCTTCACGCGGACGCGCTGCCGGATGGACAGGCGGCGGGGGCCACGATCTATGTCTGGAATCCCGCAGCCGATGCCCGTGCGGCGGAACAGCTCGTGCTGCGTCACGACCGTGGCGACCTTTTGACCGGAACGGACCTGAGCGGGCAGGACGACGCGCTGACCGGGGTTCTGATGGATTTCGTGCGCACCGACACGCAGCCCCGGTCGGAAAGCTTCGCCCGCTGGCTGACATCGCGCATGGCGCTGATGGGGATCGGGATGCACGACCGGCCGGTGCAGCGGGCCACCTATTCGGTTCTGAAATCGCCAGACATTCCATCGGTCCTGCTGGAACTCGGTTTCATCTCGGATCACAACGACCGGGCGAACCTGCTCAATCCGCTGTGGCGCGAACGCATGGTCCGGGTCGTGTCGGACGCCATCGTCGGCTGGGCGCGCGACGAGGCCGCGCGGGCCGCGATGCTGCGGCAATAG